In one window of Rhodopseudomonas palustris HaA2 DNA:
- a CDS encoding sensor histidine kinase produces the protein MSTSTATARASPDALLALAGKEGRGRLKIFVGAAPGVGKTYAMLSAARSERDGGRDVVAGLIETHGRLETEHLLQGIEVLSRHPIVYRNRVMREFDLDGALARKPSLLLVDEYAHTNVPGSRHPKRWQDIDELLAAGIDVWTTLNIQHLESLNDVVLKISKIRVRETVPDKAFDRADEIVLVDLPPDELLKRLAQGKVYVQDTAARAVESFFKPQNLTALRELAMRRAAERVDAALVERMQAHAIEGPWAAGERILACVGPDTGSPGVVRTAKRLADLMDAPWIAVTVERSGVNPDSAARRQIDEALKLAESLGAETHTLTGNDIPDELLRFARFENVTQMVIGRARGGALRQWLAGSLPQQLMQRSTDIAIHLVPVQGEPAERDSRSLAARLNASKPAHFVYATVAVAGAVAVGKAFAQAIPTASLSVVFLMAVLFSAVKSGVGPAIFASVLSFFTYNFFFIAPLYTFTVAEPYELLALLMYLVVAIVAATLAGRLRDQARISAGRVRAMRRLYEFTRRLSGLATSDDIAEGAASEIHASLGRPVMVMLPREDDLVLAAAWPPEDALDEAAMMAARWAFTHNEPAGFDTGTLPIVPWRFLPVRTGATTYGVIGVMQKKDSAALDSEAQALLDTLTEQTAAALERAALTRDMVRARTATETERVRNTLLASISHDFRTPLSSILGSATSLSTFGDKLDDAATRDLLANIREEAEGLDEMVRNLLSITRIESGALELRRDWVDLREIAARVIEAARRRGAAQHIDLDCPADSPLVRADAALVEQALGNIVANAVAHTPPTSHILIDAENDASSVKLRVTDDGPGVAVADLPRIFDRFVRSASGTAPSSSRGQGVGLGLAIAKGIMEAHGGAVSALSPVANGHGTRFVLTFMRDRTQETPQP, from the coding sequence ATGTCGACCTCGACCGCCACCGCACGCGCTTCACCCGACGCCCTGCTGGCCCTCGCCGGCAAGGAAGGGCGCGGCCGGCTCAAGATCTTTGTCGGCGCCGCGCCCGGCGTCGGCAAGACCTATGCGATGCTGTCTGCTGCGCGCAGCGAGCGGGATGGCGGCCGTGACGTGGTGGCGGGATTGATCGAGACCCATGGCAGGCTCGAGACCGAACACTTGCTGCAGGGCATCGAAGTGCTGTCGCGGCACCCGATCGTTTATCGCAACCGGGTGATGCGCGAATTCGACCTCGACGGCGCGCTGGCGCGCAAGCCTTCGTTGCTGCTGGTCGACGAATACGCCCACACCAACGTGCCGGGCAGCCGCCATCCGAAGCGCTGGCAGGACATCGACGAACTGCTCGCCGCCGGCATCGACGTCTGGACCACGCTGAACATCCAGCATCTCGAAAGCCTCAACGACGTCGTGCTGAAGATCAGCAAGATCCGCGTGCGCGAGACGGTGCCCGACAAGGCGTTCGACCGTGCCGACGAGATCGTGCTGGTCGACCTGCCGCCGGACGAACTGCTGAAACGCCTCGCCCAGGGCAAGGTCTACGTCCAGGACACCGCGGCGCGCGCGGTCGAGAGCTTCTTCAAGCCGCAGAATCTCACCGCGCTGCGCGAACTGGCGATGCGCCGCGCCGCCGAGCGGGTCGACGCCGCTTTGGTCGAGCGGATGCAGGCGCACGCGATCGAAGGGCCGTGGGCCGCCGGCGAGCGCATCCTCGCCTGCGTCGGTCCGGACACCGGCTCGCCCGGCGTGGTGCGCACCGCCAAGCGGCTCGCCGACCTGATGGACGCGCCGTGGATCGCGGTGACGGTCGAACGCTCCGGCGTCAATCCCGACTCCGCGGCGCGCCGGCAGATCGACGAGGCGCTGAAGCTCGCCGAGAGTCTCGGCGCCGAGACCCATACGCTGACCGGCAACGACATTCCCGACGAGCTGCTGCGCTTCGCCCGTTTCGAAAACGTCACCCAGATGGTGATCGGCCGCGCCCGCGGCGGCGCGCTGCGGCAATGGCTCGCGGGCTCGCTGCCGCAGCAATTGATGCAGCGCTCGACCGACATCGCCATCCATCTGGTGCCGGTGCAGGGGGAACCCGCCGAACGCGACAGCCGCTCGCTCGCGGCACGGCTGAATGCGTCCAAGCCGGCGCATTTTGTCTATGCGACCGTCGCGGTCGCCGGCGCGGTGGCGGTCGGCAAGGCGTTCGCACAGGCGATCCCGACGGCGAGCCTGTCGGTGGTGTTCCTGATGGCGGTGCTGTTCAGCGCGGTGAAGTCCGGTGTCGGCCCGGCGATCTTCGCCTCGGTGCTGTCGTTCTTCACTTACAATTTCTTCTTCATCGCCCCGCTCTACACCTTCACCGTCGCGGAGCCCTACGAACTGCTGGCGCTGCTGATGTATCTGGTGGTCGCGATCGTCGCCGCGACGCTTGCCGGCCGGCTGCGTGATCAAGCGCGGATCTCCGCAGGCCGGGTTCGGGCGATGCGGAGACTCTACGAGTTCACCCGCCGGTTGTCGGGGCTCGCCACCAGCGATGATATCGCCGAAGGCGCGGCGAGCGAAATCCACGCCAGCCTGGGCCGCCCGGTGATGGTGATGCTGCCGCGCGAGGACGATCTGGTGCTGGCCGCAGCCTGGCCGCCGGAGGACGCACTCGACGAGGCGGCGATGATGGCGGCACGTTGGGCCTTCACCCACAATGAACCCGCCGGCTTCGACACCGGCACGCTGCCGATCGTGCCGTGGCGTTTCCTGCCGGTGCGCACCGGCGCCACCACCTACGGCGTGATCGGCGTGATGCAGAAGAAGGACAGCGCTGCGCTCGACTCCGAGGCCCAGGCACTGCTCGATACACTCACCGAACAGACCGCGGCCGCGCTGGAGCGCGCCGCATTGACGCGCGACATGGTGAGGGCGCGGACGGCGACCGAGACCGAGCGCGTCCGCAACACCTTGCTGGCTTCGATTTCGCACGACTTCCGCACACCGCTGTCCTCGATCCTCGGCTCGGCCACCAGTCTGTCCACCTTTGGCGACAAGCTCGACGACGCCGCGACCCGCGACCTGCTCGCCAATATCCGCGAGGAGGCCGAAGGCCTCGACGAGATGGTGCGCAACCTGTTGTCGATCACCCGGATCGAATCCGGCGCGCTCGAACTGCGCCGCGACTGGGTCGATCTGCGCGAGATCGCCGCACGCGTGATCGAAGCGGCACGGCGGCGCGGCGCGGCGCAACACATAGACCTCGACTGCCCGGCCGATAGTCCGCTGGTGCGGGCCGACGCGGCGCTGGTCGAACAGGCGCTCGGCAACATCGTCGCCAATGCCGTTGCGCACACGCCGCCAACGTCGCACATCCTGATCGACGCCGAGAACGACGCGTCATCGGTGAAGCTGCGCGTCACCGACGACGGCCCGGGCGTTGCCGTGGCCGATCTGCCGCGCATCTTCGATCGCTTCGTGCGCAGCGCCAGCGGCACCGCGCCGTCCTCGAGTCGCGGCCAGGGCGTCGGATTGGGACTGGCCATCGCCAAGGGAATCATGGAAGCGCATGGCGGCGCGGTGTCCGCGCTCAGCCCCGTCGCGAACGGGCACGGCACGCGCTTCGTGCTCACCTTCATGCGCGACAGGACACAGGAGACGCCGCAGCCATGA
- a CDS encoding response regulator, protein MSVKSRVLVVDDEPAILRFLKPALEANGYDVSHAATVTEAIKRVAADAPDIVLLDLGLADGDGKDVIRQVRAWSDLPILVLSAREREAEKIESLDLGADDYVNKPFNSGELMARMRAALRHRMQRNAEPAALSVGGIEIDAVRHRVTRDGDEIKLTPKEFELLAFLVRHAGRVVTHRQILAAVWGPAHTSDTQYLRVYIGQLRQKIEAHADEPRIILTEPGIGYRIGDAG, encoded by the coding sequence ATGAGCGTGAAATCGCGCGTGCTGGTGGTCGACGACGAACCGGCGATCCTGCGCTTTCTCAAGCCGGCGCTGGAAGCCAACGGCTACGACGTCTCGCACGCCGCGACCGTCACCGAGGCGATCAAGCGGGTCGCCGCGGATGCGCCCGACATTGTGCTGCTCGATCTCGGCCTCGCCGACGGCGACGGCAAGGACGTCATCCGGCAGGTCCGCGCCTGGTCGGATCTGCCGATCCTGGTCCTGTCCGCGCGCGAGCGCGAAGCCGAGAAGATCGAGTCGCTCGACCTCGGCGCCGACGACTACGTCAACAAGCCGTTCAACTCCGGCGAACTGATGGCGCGGATGCGCGCAGCGTTACGCCACCGGATGCAGCGCAACGCCGAGCCCGCCGCGCTGTCGGTCGGCGGCATCGAGATCGACGCAGTTCGCCACCGCGTCACCCGCGACGGCGACGAGATCAAGCTGACGCCGAAGGAATTCGAACTGCTGGCCTTCCTGGTGCGGCACGCCGGCCGCGTCGTCACCCACCGGCAGATTCTCGCAGCGGTGTGGGGACCGGCGCACACCTCGGACACGCAATATCTGCGGGTCTATATCGGCCAGTTGCGCCAGAAGATCGAAGCGCATGCCGACGAGCCGCGGATCATCCTGACCGAGCCCGGCATCGGCTATCGGATCGGCGACGCAGGCTGA
- a CDS encoding gamma-glutamyltransferase family protein, giving the protein MADQFSNLQQFRKPAVVSKGGIVAAQSRKAAEVGAEVLAAGGDCVDAVIATTFALGVLEPWMSGIGGGGAMVLYRAAEDTYEVIDYGMCAPLSLRTEDYPLTGAGAASDLFPWPRVKDDRNLHGPGSVAVPGVVAGMEEAHRRHAKLPWKELIAPSIALAGEGLAIDWWTTLMIGSVAADLRRYESSAASYLIDGLPPHAPWGIKAKVQMPQQRLQAAMAQLAAQGPRDFYEGELARSIAADIKANGGSLTVDDLAAFRAHLREPLQIPYRGGTVYATPELTAGPTLAHTLRLLQQNLHANGGAPDAEAYATYALALQSAYAERLRDMGDADGRRALGAEHLAPACTTHFSVVDRHGNMAAVTQTLLSTFGSKFELPSSGIMMNNGIMWFDPEPGRPNSLAPGKRCLTNYTPVLAQAADGRRLALGASGGRRILPAVTQMLSFVIDYGMDLDAAIHQPRIDASEGAVVIGDVRLPQATRDALAQRFDYEEARGQTFPMKFACPSVVLREGAENSGAVEVAQPWGDAVAEA; this is encoded by the coding sequence ATGGCCGACCAGTTCAGCAACCTGCAGCAATTCCGCAAGCCCGCCGTCGTGTCCAAGGGCGGCATCGTCGCCGCCCAGTCGCGCAAGGCGGCGGAGGTCGGCGCCGAGGTGCTGGCGGCGGGCGGCGACTGCGTCGATGCGGTGATCGCGACCACGTTTGCGCTGGGTGTGCTGGAGCCGTGGATGAGCGGGATCGGCGGCGGCGGCGCCATGGTGCTGTATCGCGCCGCCGAGGACACATACGAAGTGATCGACTACGGCATGTGCGCGCCTCTCAGCCTGCGCACCGAGGACTATCCGCTGACCGGCGCGGGCGCCGCGTCCGATCTGTTTCCGTGGCCGCGGGTGAAGGATGATCGCAACCTGCACGGACCGGGCTCGGTCGCGGTGCCCGGCGTCGTCGCCGGCATGGAGGAAGCGCATCGCCGCCACGCGAAATTGCCGTGGAAGGAACTGATTGCGCCGAGCATCGCGCTCGCCGGCGAAGGCCTCGCGATCGACTGGTGGACGACGCTGATGATCGGCAGCGTCGCCGCGGATCTGCGCCGTTACGAGTCGAGCGCGGCCTCCTATCTGATCGACGGCCTGCCGCCGCATGCGCCATGGGGCATCAAGGCGAAGGTCCAGATGCCGCAGCAGCGGCTGCAGGCGGCGATGGCACAACTCGCGGCACAAGGTCCGCGCGATTTCTACGAGGGCGAGCTGGCGCGCAGCATCGCCGCCGACATCAAAGCCAATGGCGGCTCGTTGACCGTCGACGACCTCGCCGCGTTCCGTGCGCATCTGCGCGAGCCGCTGCAGATCCCGTATCGCGGCGGCACGGTGTATGCCACGCCCGAACTCACCGCCGGTCCGACGCTGGCGCATACGCTGCGCCTGCTGCAGCAGAATCTGCACGCCAACGGCGGCGCCCCGGATGCGGAGGCCTATGCCACCTACGCGCTGGCGCTGCAATCGGCCTATGCCGAGCGGCTGCGCGACATGGGCGACGCCGACGGCCGCCGCGCGCTCGGCGCCGAACATCTGGCGCCGGCCTGCACCACGCATTTCTCGGTGGTCGATCGCCACGGCAACATGGCGGCGGTGACGCAGACGCTGCTGTCGACCTTCGGCTCGAAATTCGAACTGCCGAGCAGCGGCATCATGATGAACAACGGCATCATGTGGTTCGATCCCGAGCCGGGCCGCCCGAATTCGCTGGCGCCCGGCAAGCGCTGCCTCACCAACTACACGCCGGTGCTGGCGCAGGCCGCCGACGGCCGCAGGCTCGCGCTCGGCGCGTCGGGCGGCCGGCGCATTCTGCCGGCGGTGACGCAGATGCTATCGTTCGTGATCGACTACGGCATGGATCTCGATGCGGCGATCCATCAGCCGCGGATCGACGCCAGCGAAGGCGCGGTCGTGATCGGCGACGTGAGGCTGCCGCAGGCGACACGCGACGCGCTGGCGCAGCGCTTCGACTACGAGGAAGCGCGGGGGCAGACCTTCCCGATGAAATTCGCCTGCCCGAGTGTCGTCCTGCGCGAAGGTGCCGAGAACAGTGGCGCGGTCGAAGTCGCGCAACCCTGGGGTGACGCGGTCGCCGAGGCATAG
- a CDS encoding YccF domain-containing protein, protein MSPVSLLLNILWIALGGFWMAAGWAIAAIIMAITIIGLPWARASFSIAAYTLFPFGQMAVPRETVTGREDVGTGPLGLLGNIIWLVFAGWWLALGHLITAILLAVTIIGIPFAWAHVKLAGIALWPIGKEIVPA, encoded by the coding sequence ATGTCGCCGGTCTCTCTGCTTCTCAACATTCTCTGGATCGCACTCGGCGGCTTCTGGATGGCGGCAGGCTGGGCGATCGCCGCGATCATTATGGCAATCACGATCATCGGGCTGCCATGGGCGCGGGCGTCCTTCAGCATCGCCGCCTATACGCTGTTTCCGTTCGGCCAGATGGCGGTGCCGCGCGAAACCGTGACAGGGCGCGAGGATGTCGGCACCGGCCCGCTGGGTCTGCTCGGCAATATCATCTGGTTGGTTTTCGCCGGCTGGTGGCTGGCGCTCGGGCACCTGATCACCGCGATCCTGCTCGCGGTGACCATCATCGGCATCCCGTTCGCCTGGGCGCACGTGAAGCTCGCCGGAATCGCGCTCTGGCCGATCGGCAAGGAAATCGTTCCGGCGTGA
- the boxB gene encoding benzoyl-CoA 2,3-epoxidase subunit BoxB has protein sequence MNVDYSTKIPNNVDLASDRQVLKALEGWHPGYIDWWNDMGPEGFQQSLVYLRTAYSVDPRGWAKFDYVKMPDYRWGVLLAPQEENRKIPFGEHYGEPAWQEVPGEYRAMLRRLIVIQGDTEPASVEQQRHLGKTAPSLYDMRNLFQVNVEEGRHLWAMVYLLQKYFGRDGREEADDLLRRRSGDADSPRMLGAFNEATPDWLSFFMFTYFTDRDGKMQLHSLAQSGFDPLSRTCRFMLTEEAHHMFVGETGITRIIQRTCDAMREAGISDPTDIAKVRALGVIDLPTIQKKLNLHYTLSLDLFGSEVSTNAANAFNFGIKGRYHETQIDDDHQLKNSTYPVLKFVDGEIRRVDEPALTALNMRLRDDYSQDCVKGLLRWNKVITTAGYDYALTLPHVAFHRAIGEFKDVHATPEGILIDGATWDKRKDEWLPSTDDGDFIASLMQPVSDPGAYAPWISPPKVGIDNKPGDFEYVKIET, from the coding sequence ATGAACGTCGACTACTCGACCAAGATTCCGAATAACGTCGATCTCGCCTCCGATCGTCAGGTGCTGAAGGCCTTGGAAGGCTGGCACCCGGGATACATCGACTGGTGGAACGACATGGGCCCCGAGGGCTTCCAGCAGTCGCTGGTGTATCTACGCACGGCCTATTCGGTCGATCCGCGCGGCTGGGCGAAATTCGACTACGTCAAGATGCCGGATTATCGCTGGGGCGTTCTGCTGGCGCCACAGGAGGAGAACCGTAAGATCCCGTTCGGCGAACATTACGGCGAGCCGGCCTGGCAGGAAGTCCCCGGCGAGTATCGTGCGATGCTGCGCCGCCTGATCGTGATCCAGGGCGACACCGAGCCGGCCTCGGTCGAGCAGCAGCGCCATCTCGGCAAGACCGCGCCGTCGCTCTACGACATGCGCAACCTGTTCCAGGTCAATGTCGAAGAGGGGCGCCATCTGTGGGCGATGGTGTATCTCCTGCAGAAGTATTTCGGCCGCGACGGCCGCGAGGAGGCCGACGATCTGTTGCGCCGGCGCTCCGGCGACGCCGATTCGCCGCGGATGCTCGGCGCCTTCAACGAAGCGACGCCGGACTGGCTGTCGTTCTTCATGTTCACCTATTTCACCGATCGCGACGGCAAGATGCAGTTGCACTCGCTGGCGCAATCGGGCTTCGATCCGTTGTCGCGCACCTGCCGCTTCATGCTGACCGAAGAAGCGCATCACATGTTCGTCGGCGAGACCGGCATCACCCGCATCATCCAGCGCACCTGCGACGCGATGCGCGAGGCCGGCATCAGCGACCCGACGGACATTGCGAAAGTCCGCGCGCTCGGCGTCATCGATCTGCCGACGATCCAGAAGAAGCTCAATCTGCACTACACGCTGTCGCTCGATCTGTTCGGCTCGGAAGTTTCGACCAACGCCGCCAACGCCTTCAACTTCGGCATCAAGGGCCGCTACCACGAGACCCAGATCGACGATGATCACCAGCTCAAGAATTCGACGTATCCGGTGCTGAAATTCGTCGACGGCGAGATCAGGCGCGTCGACGAGCCGGCGCTGACCGCGCTCAACATGCGGCTGCGCGACGACTACTCGCAGGATTGCGTCAAGGGCCTGCTGCGCTGGAACAAGGTGATCACCACCGCCGGCTACGACTATGCGCTGACGCTGCCGCACGTCGCCTTTCACCGCGCCATCGGCGAGTTCAAGGACGTTCACGCGACGCCCGAAGGCATCCTGATCGACGGTGCGACCTGGGACAAGCGCAAGGACGAGTGGCTGCCGTCCACCGACGACGGCGACTTCATCGCCAGCCTGATGCAGCCGGTGAGCGACCCCGGCGCCTACGCCCCGTGGATCTCGCCCCCCAAAGTCGGCATCGACAACAAGCCCGGCGATTTCGAATATGTGAAGATCGAGACCTGA
- the boxC gene encoding 2,3-epoxybenzoyl-CoA dihydrolase, with protein sequence MAGEDRVLANGASRIDFQTDPSRYRHWKLAVDGEVATLTMDVDENGGLFEGYQLKLNSYDLGVDIELADAMQRLRFEYPQVKVILLRSGKNRVFCAGANIRMLAGATHAHKVNFCKFTNETRNGFEDSSEHSGQRSIAVINGTAAGGGYELALAADHIILADDGSASVALPEVPLLAVLPGTGGLTRVVDKRKVRRDRADFFCTIEEGIKGKRAVQWRLVDEIAPNSKLDGIAADRAKQFAASSSRNATGPGIALTPLSRSFHDAGLRYKFVGVDLDRDARIATLSIAGPDAAPPADIDGLIEQGASTWSLQVARELDDAILHLRINELGIAMLVFKSHGDSELVLAHDAFLEANKAHWLVNEIRHYWKRVLKRVDVTSRTLVTLVEPGSCFAGTLAELVFAADRSYMLIGTRQGDNRAAPQLTLSAMNFGPYPMSHGLTRLQSRFQSDGDELAQAQAKIGEPLDAEAADELGLVTFALDDIDWDDEVRVFLEERASFSPDSLTGMEANLRFVGPETMESKIFSRLTAWQNWIFQRPNAVGEDGALRRYGTGQKAQFDMTRV encoded by the coding sequence ATGGCCGGGGAGGATCGCGTTCTTGCGAACGGAGCGAGCCGGATCGACTTTCAGACCGATCCGTCGCGCTATCGGCACTGGAAGCTCGCGGTCGACGGCGAGGTTGCGACCCTCACTATGGACGTCGACGAAAACGGCGGCCTGTTCGAGGGCTATCAGCTCAAGCTGAATTCCTACGACCTCGGCGTCGACATCGAGCTTGCCGACGCGATGCAGCGGCTGCGCTTCGAGTATCCGCAGGTGAAGGTGATCCTGCTGCGCTCCGGCAAGAACCGGGTGTTCTGCGCCGGCGCCAACATCCGGATGCTGGCCGGCGCTACCCACGCGCATAAAGTCAATTTCTGCAAATTCACCAACGAGACCCGCAACGGCTTCGAGGATTCCTCCGAGCATTCCGGCCAGCGTAGCATCGCGGTGATCAACGGCACTGCGGCCGGCGGCGGTTATGAACTGGCGCTCGCCGCCGATCACATCATTCTGGCCGACGACGGCTCGGCCTCCGTGGCGCTGCCGGAAGTCCCGCTGCTCGCGGTATTGCCCGGCACCGGCGGGCTGACGCGGGTGGTCGACAAGCGCAAGGTGCGCCGCGATCGCGCCGACTTCTTCTGCACCATCGAGGAAGGCATCAAGGGCAAGCGTGCCGTGCAGTGGCGGCTGGTCGACGAGATTGCGCCGAACAGCAAACTGGACGGCATCGCCGCGGACCGCGCCAAGCAATTTGCCGCCTCGTCATCGCGCAACGCCACTGGCCCAGGCATTGCGCTGACGCCGCTGTCGCGCAGCTTCCACGATGCCGGCCTGCGCTACAAATTCGTCGGCGTCGATCTCGACCGCGACGCGCGCATCGCCACGCTCTCGATCGCGGGACCCGACGCTGCTCCGCCCGCCGACATCGACGGCCTGATCGAACAAGGCGCGTCGACCTGGTCGCTGCAGGTCGCGCGCGAACTCGACGACGCGATTTTGCATCTGCGCATCAACGAACTCGGCATCGCGATGCTGGTGTTCAAGTCGCACGGCGACAGCGAATTGGTGCTGGCGCACGACGCCTTCCTCGAGGCCAACAAGGCGCACTGGCTGGTCAACGAGATCCGGCATTACTGGAAGCGCGTGCTGAAGCGCGTCGACGTCACCTCGCGCACGCTGGTGACGCTGGTCGAGCCGGGCTCGTGCTTCGCCGGCACGCTGGCCGAACTCGTGTTCGCCGCCGACCGCTCCTACATGCTGATCGGAACGCGGCAGGGCGATAACCGCGCCGCGCCGCAGCTCACATTGAGCGCGATGAATTTCGGTCCCTATCCGATGAGCCACGGCTTGACCCGGCTGCAGTCACGCTTCCAGTCCGACGGCGATGAGTTGGCTCAGGCGCAAGCGAAGATCGGCGAGCCGCTCGACGCCGAAGCCGCCGACGAACTCGGTCTCGTCACCTTCGCGCTCGACGACATCGACTGGGACGACGAGGTCCGCGTCTTTCTCGAGGAGCGCGCCTCGTTCTCGCCCGACAGCCTCACCGGCATGGAAGCCAACCTGCGCTTCGTCGGCCCGGAGACGATGGAGTCGAAGATCTTCTCGCGCCTCACCGCCTGGCAGAACTGGATCTTCCAACGCCCCAACGCCGTCGGCGAGGACGGCGCACTGCGCCGCTACGGCACCGGCCAGAAGGCGCAATTCGACATGACGCGGGTGTAG
- a CDS encoding alpha/beta fold hydrolase, with amino-acid sequence MTSLAPQGHLTIGEHQLEYRIIGPSPDEAPTLVLLHEGLGCVGLWGDFPDKLAAATGAGVFVYSRAGYGQSSPAALPRKVDYMHREALDVLPQLLDSIGFRRGLLIGHSDGASIAAIYAGGVPDHRVRGVSLIAPHFVVEDISVQSIAEIKTAYETTELRAKLARWHSDVDNAFYGWNGAWLDPAFRAWDISDHLAYIRVPLQIVQGADDQYGTRRQIEIAEAECYCPVETVILRNTGHAPHREAAEATLGAVADFANRLLQGHGEAAHGQAA; translated from the coding sequence ATGACTTCGCTCGCGCCGCAAGGCCATCTCACCATCGGCGAGCACCAGCTCGAATATCGCATAATCGGGCCGTCTCCCGACGAGGCACCGACGCTGGTACTGCTACACGAGGGCCTCGGCTGCGTCGGGCTGTGGGGCGACTTTCCCGATAAGCTGGCGGCTGCGACCGGTGCCGGCGTGTTCGTGTATTCGCGCGCCGGTTACGGCCAGTCGAGTCCGGCCGCGCTGCCGCGCAAGGTCGACTACATGCACCGCGAAGCACTCGACGTGCTGCCGCAGTTGCTCGATTCGATCGGCTTTCGTCGCGGCCTGCTGATCGGCCATTCCGACGGCGCCTCGATCGCGGCGATCTATGCAGGCGGCGTGCCGGATCATCGCGTTCGCGGTGTCTCGCTGATCGCGCCACATTTCGTCGTCGAGGACATTTCGGTCCAATCGATCGCGGAGATCAAGACCGCCTATGAGACCACCGAACTGCGTGCCAAGCTGGCGCGTTGGCACAGCGACGTCGACAACGCCTTCTATGGCTGGAACGGCGCGTGGCTCGATCCGGCGTTCCGCGCCTGGGACATTTCCGATCACCTCGCCTACATCCGCGTGCCGCTGCAGATCGTGCAGGGCGCCGACGATCAGTACGGCACGCGGCGGCAGATCGAGATCGCCGAGGCCGAGTGCTACTGCCCGGTCGAGACGGTGATCCTGCGCAACACTGGCCACGCGCCGCATCGCGAGGCCGCCGAGGCGACGCTGGGTGCCGTTGCGGATTTCGCCAATCGCCTTCTGCAGGGCCACGGCGAGGCCGCACACGGGCAAGCCGCTTGA
- a CDS encoding benzoate-CoA ligase family protein: MHGMTGAGSYNAVSWLLDRNVAEGRGDKLAYTDTVSELSYRALQTQTCRAANLMRRLGVRREERVAMIMLDTVEFPVVFLGAIRAGVVPVPLNTLLTAEQYAYVLADCRARVLFVSEALYPVLKDILSGLPDLAHVVVSGGDAHGHLKLADELAQESDACETAATHAEEPAFWLYSSGSTGMPKGVRHLHANLAATAETYARQVLGIREDDVVLSAAKLFFAYGLGNSLTFPLSVGATTVLNSERPTPAVVFKLMQRYNPTIFCGVPTLFAAMLNDSALKSEAAGSRLRICTSAGEALPESVGLAWKARFGADILDGVGSTELLHIFLSNAPGDIKYGTSGKPVPGYKVRLVNETGTEVADGEVGELLVDAPSAGEGYWNQRSKSRATFEGNWTRTGDKYIRDADGRYTFCGRADDMFKVSGIWVSPFEVESALITHPAVLEAAVVPDADFDGLLKPRAYVVLREGVAPDGLFEALKDHVKQKVGPWKYPRWIEVVPSLPKTATGKIQRFKLREGAQ, translated from the coding sequence ATGCACGGCATGACCGGGGCAGGGTCGTACAATGCGGTGAGCTGGTTGCTCGACCGCAACGTCGCCGAGGGGCGCGGCGACAAGCTGGCCTATACCGACACGGTTTCCGAGCTGAGCTATCGCGCGCTGCAAACGCAGACCTGCCGCGCCGCCAACCTGATGCGCCGCCTCGGCGTGCGCCGCGAAGAGCGGGTGGCGATGATCATGCTCGACACGGTGGAGTTTCCAGTGGTGTTTCTCGGCGCGATCCGCGCCGGGGTGGTGCCGGTGCCGCTCAATACGCTGCTGACGGCCGAGCAATATGCCTATGTGCTGGCGGATTGCCGCGCGCGTGTGCTGTTCGTCTCCGAAGCGCTGTATCCGGTGCTGAAGGACATTCTGTCCGGCCTGCCGGACCTCGCGCATGTCGTTGTCTCGGGCGGCGATGCGCACGGCCATCTGAAACTCGCCGACGAGTTGGCGCAGGAAAGCGACGCCTGCGAAACCGCCGCGACCCATGCGGAGGAGCCGGCGTTCTGGCTGTATTCCTCGGGCTCGACCGGGATGCCGAAGGGCGTGCGGCATCTGCACGCCAACCTCGCCGCCACCGCCGAGACCTATGCCAGGCAGGTGCTCGGCATCCGCGAGGACGACGTCGTGCTGTCGGCAGCGAAGCTGTTCTTCGCCTATGGGCTCGGCAATTCGCTGACCTTCCCGCTGTCGGTCGGCGCCACCACGGTGCTGAATTCGGAACGGCCGACGCCGGCGGTCGTGTTCAAGCTGATGCAGCGCTACAATCCGACGATCTTCTGCGGCGTGCCGACGCTGTTCGCCGCGATGCTGAACGACTCCGCACTGAAGAGCGAGGCCGCCGGTTCGCGACTGCGAATCTGCACCTCGGCCGGCGAAGCATTGCCGGAATCGGTGGGGCTAGCCTGGAAGGCGCGGTTCGGCGCGGACATTCTCGACGGCGTCGGCTCGACCGAACTGCTGCACATCTTCCTGTCCAATGCGCCCGGCGACATCAAATACGGCACCTCGGGCAAGCCCGTGCCGGGCTACAAGGTGCGGCTGGTCAACGAGACCGGCACCGAGGTCGCCGATGGCGAGGTCGGCGAATTGCTGGTCGATGCGCCGTCGGCCGGCGAGGGCTACTGGAATCAGCGCAGCAAGAGCCGCGCGACCTTCGAGGGCAACTGGACCCGCACCGGCGACAAGTACATCCGCGATGCGGATGGCCGTTACACCTTCTGCGGCCGCGCCGACGACATGTTCAAGGTGTCGGGCATCTGGGTGTCGCCGTTCGAGGTCGAGAGCGCGCTGATCACGCATCCGGCGGTGCTCGAAGCCGCCGTCGTGCCGGACGCCGATTTCGACGGCCTCTTGAAGCCGCGCGCCTATGTGGTGCTGCGCGAGGGCGTCGCTCCCGACGGGCTGTTCGAGGCGCTCAAGGACCACGTCAAGCAGAAGGTCGGGCCGTGGAAATATCCGCGCTGGATCGAAGTCGTGCCAAGCCTGCCGAAAACCGCCACCGGCAAGATCCAGCGCTTCAAGCTGCGCGAGGGTGCGCAGTGA